The Cytobacillus oceanisediminis genomic interval TAGGACGCTGCCGGGCATATGAAAGAGCACCTGATGGGTGCTCTTTTTTGTGTGTTTTGGATGATTTACTGAATCTAAATATCTTATTTGGACTCTCCTTTTTAAGGGAAAATAATATATACGTCACTTCGGCAAAAATATGTGCCACTTTCACTCAGATATGCGCCACTCCTTTTCTGCGGCCTGTTTTAAAAGTCAAATCCGTTCTCTGGAAAGCTAAATTATGCCTAATTATTCCGTCCGAACAACAAGTCAGGACAGCTAACCCGTATCACCTGTCCATCTGGTAATCAAGCACAAACACACCATCCCTCCAAAGAAAATTCTTCCACCCAAGCACAAACCCGCCCAATCAAAAATATATTGTTATCGACATTAACTTCCATTTTCAGGTTTGGGAAGTCAAAAAATGGGGGAAAATTATTAATACCCGCCAATTGCAAGAAATTACATAAATCATGTATAATTAATGTCAAATATAGTCAAAGTCAGATAGGGGGAGGCCTGGTGAGGAATATATCCGACATAATTGAAAATTACCTAAAACAGGTTTTAGAGAAGAGCGAAAGGGAAATTGTGGAAATTAAAAGAAGTGAAATTGCTGATAAGTTCCAGTGTGTTCCTTCTCAGATCAATTATGTGATCAACACCCGTTTCACGATTGAGAAAGGCTATGCAGTAGAAAGTAAGCGGGGAGGCGGGGGCTTCATTCGGATTATGAAAGTCCAGTCCTATGACCATGCTGATTTAATTGACCAGTTAATTTCATTGGTGCAGAGCAGGATTGCCCAGAGCAGTGCAGAGAATGTCATTTACCGTCTGGTAGAAGAAGAGATAATAACACATAGGGAAGCTAAAATAATGCTTAGTGTTATAGACCGTTCTGTCCTGTATATTGATCTTCCATTCAGGGATGAGCTGAGGGCAAGAATGCTTAAGGCAATGTTAACCACATTGAAATATAAATAGTAGGGAGCTGGAGAGGTGAAGTCATGATTTGTCAGGAATGTAATCAAAGGCCGGCCACACTGCACTTTACAAAAGTTGTAAATGGCGAGAAAGCAGAGTTTCATCTTTGCGAGAAATGCGCACAGGAAAAAGGTGAAATGTTTATGCTGGGCAGCGGGTCTGGTTTTTCAATAAATAACTTGCTTGCTGGCCTTCTGAATATCCAGCCTGCCTTTCAGGAATCGGGTCAGGATCCTTTTCAGCAGGAGAAAGTCCTGCAGTGTGAGCAATGTTCCTTGACCTTTCAGCAGTTTATTAAAGTAGGCCGCTTTGGATGCGCCAACTGCTATGAGACTTTTAAAGATCAATTGAACCCTATTCTTAGAAGGCTTCACAGCGGGAATTTCTCACACAGCGGAAAAATTCCTGCACGAATCGGGGGAACCATTCACTTGCGAAGGAATATTGATGATTTAAAAAATAATTTAAAAGAAATGATTGCCAAAGAAGAGTTTGAAAGAGCGGCAGAATTGAGGGACGAAATAAGGAAACTGGAAAAGCAGCTCAATGCCGATCAAAAGGGAGGGGAGTAAGCTTGTCGCTGGAACGTTTCATGAATCAAGCTATTAGCTCCTGGATGAGTGCGGAAGGCCCTGATTCCGATATTGTTTTAAGTTCACGAATCAGGCTCGCCCGCAATATGAAGCAATATAAATTCCCTACTGTATTTTCAAATGAAGAAGCAGAAGCGGTCATTGAAAAAATAAAGGCGAGGGTGGAGCATTATTCTTTTTCAAAACTTGGGGAAATGGAGCTTTTATTAATGGATCGCCTTCAGCCGCTTCAAAAAAGAGTGCTGATGGAAAAGCATCTGATCAGTCCCCATCTTGCTGAGAATTCAACTTATGGTGCCTGCCTTCTTTCTGAAAATGAAGAAGTCAGCATCATGATTAATGAAGAAGACCATATAAGAATTCAATGCCTGTTTCCAGGGTTTCAGCTTTCTGAAGCCTTAAGTATGGCGAATGAAATTGATGATTGGCTGGAGGAAGAAGCCGATTATGCATTTGATGAAAACATTGGCTTTTTAACAAGCTGTCCAACAAATGTAGGAACAGGGCTCAGGGCATCGGTTATGATGCATTTGCCGGGCCTAGTTCTCACACAGCAAATGAACCGGATTATTCCGGCAATTAGCCAGCTTGGTTTAGTTGTTAGAGGAATTTACGGGGAAGGCAGCGAAGCTTTAGGTAATATCTTTCAAGTTTCAAACCAGATCACTCTCGGAAAATCAGAAGAGGATATCGCTGAGGATCTGAAAAGTGTTGTCAGTCAGCTGATTTCTCAGGAAAGATCGGCAAGGGAAGCATTAGCAAAGACTTCTAACATACAATTAGAAGACAGAGTCTTCCGCTCTTATGGCATTTTATCAAATAGCCGGATCATTGAATCAAAGGAAGCAGCACAATGCTTGTCTGATGTTCGCCTGGGGATTGATATGCAGTACATCAAAAACATATCAAAAAATATTTTGAATGAGCTGATGATCCTGACACAGCCCGGATTCCTGCAGCAATATGCAGGCGGGCCGCTCAGGCCGCATGAACGCGATATCCGCAGGGCTTCATTAATTAGGGAAAGATTAAAAATGGAAGATCAAGAGTTGGGAGGATGAAAACATGATGTTCGGACGATTTACGGAAAGAGCTCAAAAAGTATTGGCTTTAGCACAGGAGGAAGCAATCCGTTTAGGACATAACAACATCGGGACAGAGCATATTCTGCTGGGACTTGTACGCGAAGGTGAAGGCATTGCAGCAAAAGCTCTCTATGCTTTAGGCCTCGGCTCTGATAAGATCCAAAAAGAGGTTGAGAATTTAATAGGCAGGGGGCAGGATGCTTCCCAGACCATTCATTATACACCACGTGCCAAGAAAGTCATTGAACTTTCCATGGACGAAGCAAGAAAGCTTGGCCATTCCTATGTAGGAACAGAGCATATCCTGCTTGGCCTGATCC includes:
- a CDS encoding protein arginine kinase — encoded protein: MSLERFMNQAISSWMSAEGPDSDIVLSSRIRLARNMKQYKFPTVFSNEEAEAVIEKIKARVEHYSFSKLGEMELLLMDRLQPLQKRVLMEKHLISPHLAENSTYGACLLSENEEVSIMINEEDHIRIQCLFPGFQLSEALSMANEIDDWLEEEADYAFDENIGFLTSCPTNVGTGLRASVMMHLPGLVLTQQMNRIIPAISQLGLVVRGIYGEGSEALGNIFQVSNQITLGKSEEDIAEDLKSVVSQLISQERSAREALAKTSNIQLEDRVFRSYGILSNSRIIESKEAAQCLSDVRLGIDMQYIKNISKNILNELMILTQPGFLQQYAGGPLRPHERDIRRASLIRERLKMEDQELGG
- a CDS encoding CtsR family transcriptional regulator, which produces MRNISDIIENYLKQVLEKSEREIVEIKRSEIADKFQCVPSQINYVINTRFTIEKGYAVESKRGGGGFIRIMKVQSYDHADLIDQLISLVQSRIAQSSAENVIYRLVEEEIITHREAKIMLSVIDRSVLYIDLPFRDELRARMLKAMLTTLKYK
- a CDS encoding UvrB/UvrC motif-containing protein is translated as MICQECNQRPATLHFTKVVNGEKAEFHLCEKCAQEKGEMFMLGSGSGFSINNLLAGLLNIQPAFQESGQDPFQQEKVLQCEQCSLTFQQFIKVGRFGCANCYETFKDQLNPILRRLHSGNFSHSGKIPARIGGTIHLRRNIDDLKNNLKEMIAKEEFERAAELRDEIRKLEKQLNADQKGGE